The window TTCTGGTGTCAGGATATCCCCGCACCATTTGCCGATGACTTCATTTTTATCCTCATAACCAAGAATCTCAAGCCATCTGTTATTCACATCTAGAAAATAACCGTATTCATCTAGAGATTGATAAGGCATGGGGGCATTCTCAAAAAGAAGCCTGAAACGTTTCTCCTTTTCCGGCATTATTTATCTCCACTTCAGATTATGCTTAGGCGAAAGAAATTTGTTTCACTCTTACTCAAAATTGAGAATAATACAATTGTGATTCTAATTCATCCAATGTGTATTGGGGGAGTTGTTGTTGAAATATGCTGTGATATTGAGGTCGTAAAAGTTTTAATTTATTCAGGTGCAGCAGGAGGGATGGCGAGTCCTGATGCACCTGAATATGTCAATTTTTACCAGCTGTCTTCACTATATTGCCAGCCCATATCTTCAGGCTCAACATCTTGTATCTTTACAAAAATTCCATCATCATTTTCGGCAATAAGAACATCTGCTTTAACCCAGCGATCCATATATTCGTCCAAACCGCGTCCTTTTGAGTCAGGCTCAACTATATATTCTTCTTCACTGTCAACCAGTATTGCCAATTGATAGCTTTCGTCCAGTTCACAGTTAAAGGGAATGACCTGACCATATATTGTGTCAGAGTATTCTTCGTTAGACACTTTTTCTCTCCATGCAGAAATTATAAATTAAAGTTTAGATTATTCTCTTGGCATATACAGTGTTCCCCGGTTCGGGAATAAAGAACTTATAATGTCTGGTCTGACGGGTGTAGCCAAGAAAGTTGAGAAAAATAGCTGCCGATTCATAATCTTGATCTTCCGGAAGTTCACAGAAAACTGTGCTTCCTTCTTCTACTGAAATATGTCTCTCAACTTCATCTATAAGAGCTGCGCCTATTCCAATGGATCTATAATCTTCATGGACTGCGATCAGGAAAAGTTCATAGCAGGATTCTTCTGCTGCGATTTCATTATATACGGCAAAACCGACTAGTTTTTGATTTGCTCCGTCTACGGCATGGGCTTTAATAAATGTACATAAAGGAGGACCTGAATTGTATGCTTCCTCCCACACCGTCTGTTCCAGCATAGAGAGCTTCTCTTGTGATAGATTTTGGCAGGTTGAAGACATTTCTAGGATTTCATCAATCTCATCCGGGGCTATTCCTATACTGAGTCTTAACTGTACTTCTACTTCAGGTTCAGCTTTGCTTCCGCCAAATCCTTCTTGAATACTGTACGAATTCATATAAGCTCCTCACTTAATTATGAAAAATATTCACGCTTTATTTTTGATTTGCGCAAACTATTTTTTCCATATTGCATGGAGTATGCCGTTGCTAACTTGCTTATATTAAAGGCTTAATGATAGATGAATAAACTGTTGTAGGAACTAGTAGTTCTTATGTTTAATAAGCTCGTAGCCGGCAAAGACTGCAGAATAGGTTTTCCTTGAGAAAAAAATACCGATTTTATTAAGTGTAGCCATGATGTAGAGATATTTGATGAATAGTGATTCGGGAGAACTGAGAGTTCTTTTTCTGGATATGACAGGAACTGCTATTTCTTACCGTCTACGAACTGATTGCGTTCGAGTTTATGCTTATTCATTAACTTATTAAGTTGTCGGGTGGTTATGCCTGCCATGCGTGATGCCTCTTTGATAACTCCTCTGGATACAGTAAGAAGTTTGGTGAGGTATGAATATTCAAAGATATCAATTGCTGATTGGCGTGCTTGTCCCAACTGGATTGTGGTGTCGATCATATCCGGAAGAGGAGTCATTTTACCATGTAAAAATTCAATTGGCAGGCTTGAACTTGTGAGGGTGTCACCTGTCTCCAGAATGCAGGCTCTTTCAATAATATTTTCAAGTTCACGTACGTTGCCCGGCCAGTCATAAGTCAGAAAGGCTTCAATGGCTTCCGGGGTAATTGATTTTATATTTTTATTAAGCTGAGTATTGAATTGCGCTATGAAAATTTCAGACAGATGGATTATATCTTCTTTGCGTTCACGAAGTGGTGGCAGTATTATCGGAAAAACATTGAGCCGATAGAAAAGGTCGCGTCTGAATTCCCCTTTACAGCTTAATTCATAGAGGTCTTCATTTGTAGCTGCAATGACTCTGACATTTAGCGGGATTGATGTTTCTCCGCCGACTCGTTGAACATAGCGCTCCTGAAGAATATCAAGAAGTTTAACTTGTACGGTAGAAGATATTGTTCCTATCTCGTCAAGAAGAATGGTTCCGGAGTTGGCCAGTTCGAATTTTCCCATCTTCCGTTTTATGGCCCCTGTAAATGCCCCTTTTTCGTGACCGAAGAGTTCACTTTCAACTAGGGATTCAGGGATAGCCCCACAATGGATATTTATAAATGGAGTGTCTTTACGGTCACTGTGGGCGTGTATTAATCGTGCAATAAGATTTTTACCTGTCCCTGTTTCACCGGAAATTAAGACGGTTGTGCCTGTTGCTGCGACTTTCTTGACCTTGCGCAGTACTTCTCGCATTGATTTACTTTTAGTTTTAACTACATCTTTATAGTCATCACCCCAGAACTGGTCGCGAAGATAATCCAGTTCTGAGTGCCTTATGTCGGCTTCGTGTACTTTATCTATAACCAGCTCGAGCTCTTCTTTACCTACCGGATGTGTGAGGTAATCAAATGCTCCTGCCTTTACAGCTTCAACAGCCTGATGTGACTGTTCATTTTGCGCAACGACTATAACCGAGGCAGATGGATGTTTTTCCCAGAGTTCTTTTAGAGCCTGATCTATCGAAAGTGAAG of the Maridesulfovibrio zosterae DSM 11974 genome contains:
- a CDS encoding sigma-54-dependent transcriptional regulator, producing the protein MRKILVITRGKQQMAEVSKEFESKHTVVHNSDLEPSSSPTFQDGIDTVVIDINTLIYPSLSIDQALKELWEKHPSASVIVVAQNEQSHQAVEAVKAGAFDYLTHPVGKEELELVIDKVHEADIRHSELDYLRDQFWGDDYKDVVKTKSKSMREVLRKVKKVAATGTTVLISGETGTGKNLIARLIHAHSDRKDTPFINIHCGAIPESLVESELFGHEKGAFTGAIKRKMGKFELANSGTILLDEIGTISSTVQVKLLDILQERYVQRVGGETSIPLNVRVIAATNEDLYELSCKGEFRRDLFYRLNVFPIILPPLRERKEDIIHLSEIFIAQFNTQLNKNIKSITPEAIEAFLTYDWPGNVRELENIIERACILETGDTLTSSSLPIEFLHGKMTPLPDMIDTTIQLGQARQSAIDIFEYSYLTKLLTVSRGVIKEASRMAGITTRQLNKLMNKHKLERNQFVDGKK
- a CDS encoding GNAT family N-acetyltransferase; translated protein: MNSYSIQEGFGGSKAEPEVEVQLRLSIGIAPDEIDEILEMSSTCQNLSQEKLSMLEQTVWEEAYNSGPPLCTFIKAHAVDGANQKLVGFAVYNEIAAEESCYELFLIAVHEDYRSIGIGAALIDEVERHISVEEGSTVFCELPEDQDYESAAIFLNFLGYTRQTRHYKFFIPEPGNTVYAKRII